The proteins below come from a single Terriglobales bacterium genomic window:
- the tcmP gene encoding three-Cys-motif partner protein TcmP: MEVSLPEPIEDGLPTPEVGPWAEDKYRIVSMYSGMFATGMKKKWHARVYIDLYSGAGQVRVKSTPRLLFGSPLLALQVRDPFDKYVFCEEDPTLLKALEARSKRIAPQAATSFIPGSCDERVKDIVAAIPLPSKNQTVLSLCFVDPFHLGLHFQTLETLAARFTDFLVLLCFVYGCEQEL, translated from the coding sequence ATGGAAGTGTCCCTGCCAGAACCGATTGAGGATGGCTTGCCTACGCCGGAGGTAGGACCCTGGGCTGAAGACAAGTATCGAATTGTCTCGATGTACTCGGGTATGTTTGCGACGGGGATGAAGAAGAAATGGCATGCGCGGGTTTACATCGACTTGTATTCGGGCGCAGGGCAAGTGCGCGTCAAGAGCACGCCTCGCTTACTGTTCGGCTCCCCTTTGTTGGCGCTGCAAGTCCGAGATCCCTTCGACAAGTACGTATTCTGTGAGGAAGACCCAACACTCCTCAAGGCCTTGGAAGCGCGCTCTAAGAGAATCGCTCCTCAGGCCGCAACATCATTCATTCCCGGAAGTTGTGACGAACGGGTCAAGGATATCGTTGCAGCGATACCTTTACCTTCAAAGAACCAGACTGTATTGAGCCTTTGCTTCGTCGATCCATTCCACTTGGGTCTTCACTTTCAAACACTCGAAACACTTGCGGCAAGGTTTACGGACTTCCTTGTCCTACTTTGCTTTGTATATGGATGCGAACAGGAACTATGA